One genomic window of Pseudomonadota bacterium includes the following:
- the rsmG gene encoding 16S rRNA (guanine(527)-N(7))-methyltransferase RsmG, producing the protein MNNVAPDNLRRLLIDGSHQLDIHLDPAHQEAFMAYLTALQRWNRAYNLTAIKDGQKIICRHFLDSLSFSPFLSGISGSVLDLGSGAGFPGLPLALLLPAIRFLLVEARQKKTLFLQHVTRILGLKNVEILHLHLHKGNGSTEFKIPLAALVSRAVSVPDDVFPVAGEVLAPGGLVLLSSTASSREKIMEALSLHENLRLEDIKKVTIPFLEQQRYMIRIIRV; encoded by the coding sequence ATGAATAATGTAGCGCCTGATAACCTGAGAAGATTACTGATTGATGGTAGTCATCAATTGGATATACATCTTGACCCTGCTCATCAGGAAGCTTTTATGGCTTATCTCACCGCGTTACAACGCTGGAACCGTGCCTATAATCTAACCGCAATTAAAGACGGACAGAAGATAATCTGCCGGCATTTTCTTGATTCACTTTCCTTTTCCCCTTTCCTTTCCGGCATCTCTGGTTCCGTCCTTGATTTGGGAAGTGGTGCCGGATTTCCCGGATTGCCCCTGGCGCTGTTACTTCCTGCCATCCGTTTTTTGTTGGTTGAGGCCAGGCAAAAAAAAACTTTGTTTTTGCAGCATGTTACCAGGATTTTAGGCCTTAAGAATGTTGAAATCCTTCATTTACATTTGCATAAAGGAAATGGTAGTACGGAGTTTAAAATACCGCTTGCGGCTCTGGTGAGCAGAGCGGTATCGGTCCCTGATGACGTTTTTCCTGTTGCTGGAGAGGTTCTGGCGCCGGGAGGGCTGGTTCTGCTTTCTTCTACGGCATCTTCACGAGAAAAAATCATGGAGGCATTATCCCTCCATGAGAATTTACGGCTTGAGGACATCAAAAAAGTTACCATTCCTTTTCTGGAGCAACAGCGATATATGATCCGGATTATCAGGGTATAA
- the mnmE gene encoding tRNA uridine-5-carboxymethylaminomethyl(34) synthesis GTPase MnmE, with protein sequence MVHSDTIAAVSTPVGEGGISILRLSGPQSRVILETLFSPLPDVFTPFHLYLGMINEPETGDPLDQVLVVRMEVGRSYTREEMAEIHCHGGYLVAGKILQLLLHQGARLAEPGEFTRRAFLSGRLDLVQAESVADLVTAGNEQAMQVAIRQLAGGLSGQLITLEQRLSRQLAALEVELDLLEEEGLSLTTRLMVDELDVLREEVKQLLSSYDEGRTLVDGLRVVLVGRPNVGKSSLLNALLGRERAIVTEIPGTTRDVVSESLALGGMRVEIADTAGICQPADEVERLGVARTDEWMKMADIVIMVIDNTRIPTVEDILIYQRLIAQRHLVVVNKNDLPAAAGEKQLKEFFDGDIPFIYTTVRKDQVDVGELKMKLREIIEEDFKNFSGEQVICHLRHKILLEKVLGYLQHSLKLLSASRPLLDMVAEELQQARLALREITGQQWDGDLLDTIFANFCVGK encoded by the coding sequence ATGGTTCACAGTGATACGATTGCCGCGGTTTCAACCCCGGTTGGTGAAGGTGGCATTTCCATCCTTCGCCTGAGTGGTCCACAATCTCGAGTCATTCTCGAGACTCTTTTTTCCCCGCTACCCGATGTATTCACTCCTTTTCATCTTTATCTGGGCATGATAAACGAGCCTGAAACCGGCGATCCTCTTGACCAGGTCCTGGTAGTCCGCATGGAGGTTGGTCGTTCCTATACCCGTGAGGAAATGGCGGAAATTCATTGTCATGGCGGGTATCTGGTCGCCGGGAAAATATTGCAATTATTATTGCATCAGGGGGCCCGGCTGGCTGAGCCCGGTGAATTTACCCGCCGGGCTTTTTTGTCCGGGCGCCTTGATCTGGTTCAGGCGGAATCTGTTGCTGACCTGGTTACTGCCGGTAATGAACAGGCAATGCAGGTAGCCATCCGTCAGTTAGCGGGTGGCCTGTCCGGACAATTGATTACTCTGGAGCAGCGTCTTTCCCGGCAGTTGGCAGCCCTCGAGGTTGAACTTGACTTATTGGAGGAGGAAGGGTTGTCTTTGACCACCCGGTTAATGGTGGATGAGCTTGATGTCCTGCGGGAAGAGGTGAAACAACTGCTTTCTTCCTATGACGAGGGAAGGACGCTGGTAGATGGTCTGCGGGTGGTCCTGGTTGGTCGTCCCAACGTGGGGAAATCAAGTCTACTGAATGCCCTGCTTGGCCGAGAGCGTGCTATTGTGACCGAAATTCCCGGAACGACGCGGGATGTGGTCAGTGAATCTCTGGCTCTGGGAGGGATGAGGGTGGAAATCGCGGATACTGCCGGGATTTGTCAGCCGGCAGACGAGGTGGAGCGGTTGGGGGTTGCCCGGACGGATGAATGGATGAAGATGGCGGATATTGTTATTATGGTCATTGATAACACCCGGATTCCTACGGTTGAAGACATCCTGATTTATCAGCGCCTCATTGCTCAACGTCACTTGGTGGTGGTGAATAAAAATGATCTTCCGGCTGCGGCCGGTGAGAAACAGCTCAAGGAATTCTTTGACGGCGATATTCCGTTTATTTATACCACTGTCCGCAAAGACCAGGTTGACGTTGGCGAGTTGAAAATGAAACTCAGGGAAATCATTGAAGAGGATTTTAAAAATTTTTCCGGGGAACAGGTTATCTGCCATTTGCGCCATAAAATACTGCTGGAGAAAGTGCTGGGATACTTGCAGCATAGTTTGAAGCTGCTTTCCGCTTCCAGGCCGTTACTTGATATGGTGGCGGAAGAACTTCAGCAAGCCCGCCTGGCTTTAAGAGAAATAACCGGACAACAATGGGATGGCGATTTGCTGGATACCATTTTTGCCAATTTTTGCGTTGGAAAATGA
- a CDS encoding Jag N-terminal domain-containing protein produces the protein MTRDFEGKNVQDAVKKACLQLNLSADRLHYEIVREETRKIFGLLGGKTAIIRVTVEEKEKTDLVKELIDSAFSDHIKEDVLAAAPADSEPELAKVVTKEDEIPPSQPPSPTPPAQSEKKEIKDTAVPAIDLVMVKKTLVEILALMDVSVKSVEGRLAPPDCHLVIEEQDGQTMLVSRKGEVLNALQYLINKLYGVRGGRVYVDCGGFRSRHEHNIKKLALKLAAKAKKIRKPVTINALNAHDRRIVHLLIQEDKSLYSRSKGDGEYKKIIIYPKNLHRNRDRNKAKAVKS, from the coding sequence ATGACCAGGGATTTTGAAGGAAAGAACGTCCAGGATGCGGTAAAAAAGGCCTGTCTACAGTTAAATCTTTCTGCTGACAGGTTACACTATGAGATTGTCAGGGAGGAAACCAGGAAAATCTTTGGTCTTTTAGGTGGGAAAACGGCGATAATCAGGGTTACGGTTGAGGAAAAGGAAAAAACTGATTTAGTTAAGGAACTGATCGATTCAGCTTTTAGTGACCATATTAAAGAGGATGTTTTAGCGGCAGCTCCGGCCGATAGTGAACCGGAATTGGCCAAAGTGGTGACAAAAGAGGATGAAATTCCACCATCACAGCCGCCTTCCCCCACACCTCCGGCTCAATCTGAGAAGAAAGAGATAAAAGATACAGCTGTGCCTGCCATTGACCTGGTGATGGTTAAAAAAACTTTGGTTGAGATTCTTGCCCTCATGGATGTATCGGTCAAATCCGTTGAGGGCCGTTTAGCGCCTCCTGACTGTCATCTGGTTATAGAGGAACAAGATGGGCAGACAATGCTGGTCAGCCGCAAGGGGGAGGTGCTGAATGCCTTGCAGTACCTGATTAATAAGCTTTACGGAGTAAGAGGAGGCCGCGTTTATGTGGATTGTGGTGGTTTTCGTTCCCGTCATGAGCACAATATAAAGAAGCTGGCGCTAAAATTGGCAGCAAAAGCCAAAAAAATCCGTAAACCGGTAACCATTAATGCCCTTAATGCCCATGATCGCCGTATTGTTCACCTGCTTATCCAGGAAGATAAAAGCCTGTATTCCCGTAGTAAGGGTGACGGTGAGTATAAAAAAATAATTATCTATCCAAAAAATCTTCATCGCAACCGAGATAGAAATAAAGCGAAAGCGGTTAAGTCCTGA